A region from the Clavibacter sp. A6099 genome encodes:
- a CDS encoding ABC transporter ATP-binding protein — translation MRAIDDARRTLGPEGVRELRPVVARMAAASVLHGAAVVALVPVLERLFGRDPSSAWPWIALFLLFAAAHLAVQARAQSAAFGAGVRAANALHHRLGDHVVRLPLAWFDATHRAELTAAAGGSVLASMGVPAYLLRPLITATVVPAVIAASLLVLDPPLGVALLVLAPLLVLALRVGGRIVARADAERAAADTGIGERVVEFAQAQHVLRAHGRTGRDAGLVDAILLRHRAASRALIGRTVAGLVAFGAAVRVVLVVALAIVVTRVLGGPVDPGRTVATLVLVFHAADLVGQAAELAVGVRAARRDLGVVARILDAAPLPEPQPGAARVPAGADVELDGVSFSYPGSAAEAVSGLDAALPAGGMTALVGPSGSGKTTVARLIARAADVTGGAVRIGGVDVRDMALADVAAHVSTVFQDVHLLAGTLGDNVRIADPDADDAAVADALRRAGLPLGDGLDLDTPVGEGGRQLSGGQRQRVSIARVLLKDAPVVVLDEATAALDAESEAAVAEAIRLLRGRRTLLVIAHRLDTVRSADEILVLDGGRLVQRGTHDALAGQPGVYAGFLADVVAADGWRVRAQYS, via the coding sequence ATGCGCGCGATCGACGATGCCCGGCGCACCCTGGGGCCCGAGGGCGTGCGGGAGCTGCGCCCGGTCGTGGCGCGGATGGCGGCGGCCTCCGTCCTGCACGGCGCGGCGGTGGTGGCCCTCGTGCCGGTGCTGGAGCGCCTCTTCGGCCGGGATCCGTCGTCCGCGTGGCCGTGGATCGCCCTGTTCCTGCTCTTCGCCGCCGCCCACCTCGCCGTGCAGGCCCGGGCACAGTCGGCCGCGTTCGGGGCGGGGGTCCGGGCGGCGAACGCGCTGCACCACCGCCTCGGCGACCACGTGGTGCGCCTGCCGCTCGCCTGGTTCGACGCCACCCATCGCGCGGAGCTCACGGCCGCCGCGGGCGGCAGCGTGCTCGCGTCGATGGGCGTGCCCGCGTACCTGCTGCGTCCGCTCATCACCGCGACCGTCGTGCCCGCGGTGATCGCGGCGAGCCTCCTGGTGCTGGATCCCCCGCTCGGCGTCGCCCTCCTCGTGCTCGCGCCCCTCCTGGTGCTGGCCCTCCGCGTCGGCGGCCGGATCGTGGCGCGCGCCGACGCCGAGCGCGCCGCCGCCGACACGGGGATCGGCGAGCGCGTCGTCGAGTTCGCCCAGGCGCAGCACGTGCTGCGCGCCCACGGGCGCACCGGGCGCGACGCGGGCCTCGTCGACGCGATCCTCCTGCGGCACCGCGCCGCGTCGCGCGCGCTCATCGGCCGCACGGTCGCGGGGCTGGTCGCGTTCGGCGCCGCCGTGCGCGTCGTGCTCGTGGTGGCGCTCGCCATCGTGGTGACCCGCGTGCTCGGCGGCCCCGTCGACCCGGGTCGCACGGTCGCGACGCTCGTGCTCGTCTTCCACGCGGCCGACCTCGTGGGCCAGGCGGCGGAGCTGGCGGTCGGCGTGCGCGCGGCGCGGCGCGACCTCGGGGTTGTGGCCCGGATCCTCGATGCCGCCCCCCTCCCCGAGCCGCAGCCCGGCGCGGCGCGCGTGCCGGCCGGCGCCGACGTGGAGCTCGACGGCGTGTCCTTCTCCTACCCGGGATCCGCGGCCGAGGCCGTCTCGGGCCTCGACGCCGCGCTACCCGCCGGCGGCATGACCGCGCTCGTGGGGCCGTCCGGATCCGGGAAGACGACGGTCGCCCGGCTCATCGCCCGCGCCGCCGACGTGACGGGCGGGGCCGTGCGCATCGGCGGCGTCGACGTCCGCGACATGGCGCTCGCCGACGTGGCCGCGCACGTGTCCACCGTCTTCCAGGACGTCCACCTGCTCGCGGGCACGCTCGGCGACAACGTGCGCATCGCGGATCCGGACGCGGACGACGCGGCCGTGGCGGACGCGCTCCGCCGCGCGGGCCTGCCGCTCGGCGACGGCCTCGACCTCGACACACCGGTGGGCGAGGGCGGCCGACAGCTGTCGGGCGGCCAGCGCCAGCGCGTGTCGATCGCCAGGGTGCTCCTGAAGGACGCGCCCGTGGTCGTGCTCGACGAGGCCACGGCAGCGCTCGACGCGGAGAGCGAGGCGGCCGTGGCCGAGGCGATCCGGCTCCTGCGCGGGCGCCGCACCCTGCTCGTGATCGCCCACCGGCTCGACACCGTGCGGAGCGCCGACGAGATCCTCGTGCTCGACGGCGGGCGCCTCGTGCAGCGCGGGACGCACGACGCTCTGGCCGGGCAGCCGGGCGTCTACGCGGGGTTCCTCGCCGACGTGGTCGCGGCGGACGGCTGGCGGGTGCGCGCCCAGTACTCGTAG
- a CDS encoding aldo/keto reductase has translation MTYVAHPDRYSSMPYRRSGRSGLKLPELSLGLWHNFGTARPIDTQRAIVRRAFDLGITHFDLANNYGPPPGSAETAFGRILAEDLRPYRDEIVISSKAGYLMWDGPYGEWGSRKSMLASLDQSLGRMGLEYVDVFYSHRPDPETPIEETMGALATAVHQGKALYAGISNYSPEQTERAVAALAEHKVPLTIHQPSYSMFNRHVEGGLLPVLEEVGSGCIVFSPLAQGLLTDRYLSGSVPADSRAATSGFLDESAVSSVYLERARGLQAVAEGRGQTLAQLALSWVLRHPGITSALIGASSVEQLEQNVAAAGAPALTDDELAAIEPLAVDGSGR, from the coding sequence ATGACCTACGTCGCTCATCCCGATCGCTACTCGTCCATGCCGTACCGCCGTTCCGGCCGCAGCGGCCTCAAGCTCCCCGAGCTGTCGCTCGGCCTCTGGCACAACTTCGGCACCGCCCGCCCGATCGACACCCAGCGCGCCATCGTGCGCCGCGCGTTCGACCTCGGCATCACGCACTTCGACCTCGCGAACAACTACGGCCCGCCTCCCGGCAGCGCCGAGACGGCGTTCGGCCGGATCCTCGCGGAGGACCTCCGCCCGTACCGCGATGAGATCGTCATCTCCTCCAAGGCCGGCTACCTCATGTGGGACGGCCCCTACGGCGAGTGGGGATCCCGCAAGTCGATGCTCGCGTCGCTCGACCAGAGCCTCGGGCGCATGGGCCTCGAGTACGTGGACGTCTTCTACTCGCACCGTCCGGATCCCGAGACGCCCATCGAGGAGACCATGGGCGCGCTCGCGACCGCGGTGCACCAGGGCAAGGCGCTCTACGCCGGGATCAGCAACTACTCGCCCGAGCAGACGGAGCGCGCGGTGGCGGCGCTCGCCGAGCACAAGGTGCCGCTGACCATCCACCAGCCGAGCTACTCGATGTTCAACCGGCACGTCGAGGGCGGGCTGCTGCCCGTGCTCGAGGAGGTGGGATCCGGCTGCATCGTGTTCTCGCCGCTCGCGCAGGGGCTGCTCACCGACCGGTACCTGTCGGGATCCGTCCCCGCGGACTCGCGCGCCGCGACCAGCGGGTTCCTCGACGAGTCGGCGGTCTCTTCCGTCTACCTCGAGCGGGCGCGCGGCCTGCAGGCCGTGGCCGAGGGGCGCGGGCAGACGCTCGCGCAGCTCGCGCTGTCGTGGGTGCTGCGGCACCCGGGGATCACGAGCGCGCTCATCGGCGCGTCGAGCGTGGAGCAGCTGGAGCAGAACGTGGCCGCGGCGGGCGCTCCCGCGCTGACCGACGACGAGCTTGCGGCCATCGAGCCGCTCGCGGTCGACGGCTCCGGGCGCTGA
- a CDS encoding dipeptidase, producing MTDAPAPSPALADRVARLLDTQGIVDGHDDLAWALRERAVREGGPSASVGDDVIARLAVDDAVPGLHTDLPRLARGRVAAQFWSVWVPDLPGIDPVRSTIEQIDVVHRLVAAHPDRLALAVTADDVERVVASGRIASLLGMEGGHSIGGSLGTLRTMRALGVRYMTLTHNANVAWADSATDAPVHHGLSPAGERVVAEMERIGMLVDLSHVSADVMRHALRIARRPVLFSHSGARAECDVPRNVPDDVLAALPANGGVCMATFVPQFVSPAVAAWHDETLALAVAEGVDPRDHEGVQAVAARRPGERPRATLADVVRHVERIREVAGPRHVGLGGDYDGVDRTPDGLEDVSCYPALIAALADRGWSDDDLRALAGGNALRVLRAADADDDVSRGAADAGALA from the coding sequence ATGACGGACGCACCCGCCCCCTCGCCCGCGCTCGCCGACCGCGTCGCGCGCCTGCTCGACACGCAGGGCATCGTCGACGGCCATGACGACCTCGCCTGGGCGCTGCGCGAGCGCGCGGTGCGGGAGGGCGGGCCCAGCGCGTCCGTCGGCGACGACGTGATCGCGCGCCTGGCCGTGGACGATGCCGTGCCCGGTCTGCACACCGACCTGCCGCGCCTCGCGCGCGGTCGGGTGGCGGCGCAGTTCTGGTCGGTGTGGGTGCCCGACCTGCCCGGGATCGACCCCGTGCGCTCGACCATCGAGCAGATCGACGTGGTCCACCGCCTCGTCGCCGCGCACCCGGACCGGCTCGCGCTCGCCGTGACCGCGGACGACGTCGAGCGCGTCGTCGCGTCCGGACGCATCGCGTCGCTGCTCGGAATGGAGGGCGGCCACTCGATCGGCGGATCCCTCGGCACGCTGCGGACGATGCGGGCGCTCGGCGTGCGGTACATGACCCTCACGCACAACGCGAACGTGGCCTGGGCCGACTCGGCGACCGACGCGCCCGTGCACCACGGGCTGAGCCCGGCGGGCGAGCGCGTGGTGGCCGAGATGGAGCGGATCGGCATGCTCGTCGACCTGTCGCACGTGTCGGCCGACGTCATGCGGCACGCGCTGCGGATCGCCCGGCGGCCCGTGCTGTTCAGCCATTCGGGCGCGCGCGCCGAGTGCGACGTGCCGCGGAACGTGCCCGACGACGTGCTGGCCGCGCTGCCCGCGAACGGCGGCGTCTGCATGGCGACGTTCGTGCCGCAGTTCGTGTCGCCCGCGGTCGCGGCGTGGCACGACGAGACGCTGGCGCTCGCCGTGGCGGAGGGCGTGGACCCGCGCGACCACGAGGGCGTGCAGGCCGTCGCCGCCCGCCGGCCCGGGGAGCGGCCGCGTGCGACGCTCGCCGACGTCGTGCGGCACGTGGAGCGGATCCGCGAGGTCGCCGGCCCCCGGCACGTGGGCCTCGGCGGCGACTACGACGGCGTCGACCGCACGCCGGACGGGCTCGAGGACGTCTCGTGCTACCCGGCCCTGATCGCGGCGCTCGCCGATCGCGGCTGGTCGGACGACGACCTCCGGGCGCTCGCGGGCGGCAACGCGCTGCGCGTGCTGCGGGCGGCGGACGCGGACGACGACGTGTCGCGCGGGGCGGCGGACGCGGGGGCGCTGGCGTGA
- a CDS encoding ABC transporter ATP-binding protein: protein MPSATDVTDAADATDPPATVAAAVRAVRGRLVAAVLLQAAASASGLAAVVAVAEIGRTAVADPGGPPAWGAVILAAVAGLAGLLLAAAADTLTHLADADLQLDLRRLVVARLGLVPLAWFDDHDAGKVRQSVQQDVAALHALVAHTLLDVTRLVIVTVASLVYLLALDVPLALVCLLPLVAGVVLFARAMAGAMSSMAEYGRASAEIAGSVVEFADGIQVVRSFGLPGRAHARYLRAVDAFAAFFGAWVARTTAATTASWLTVSPIGVLALVVPVGGAMVASGALPAADLAPFLLLAPAMAAPVGAIGPRVQAIRGAVDAAASVDEVLRAPVEPEVSDPRLPDVSRGAGLALRGVCFSYDGQLDALRDVDLDLPPGSVTAIVGPSGSGKSTLAALVARLRLPTRGTLELGGVDVRDATPSAWHAQVGCVLQDTVLLRDTALENLRLGRPDAPLDEVRAAARVAQVDDVIDDLPDGYGTVLDPRGGLSGGEAQRIALARALVADCPVLVLDEPMAHADPSTAARMQRALASATQGRTVLVVAHRLETVEHADRIVVMEAGRIVEQGTHAELLVRHGLYARLLAAGGTTPAPTETHEEVR, encoded by the coding sequence GTGCCCAGCGCGACCGACGTGACGGACGCAGCCGACGCGACGGACCCGCCCGCGACGGTGGCCGCGGCCGTCCGCGCGGTCCGCGGCCGTCTGGTCGCGGCCGTGCTGCTGCAGGCCGCCGCCTCCGCGAGCGGGCTCGCCGCCGTCGTCGCGGTCGCCGAGATCGGCCGGACCGCGGTCGCCGACCCCGGCGGTCCCCCGGCGTGGGGCGCGGTGATCCTCGCCGCCGTCGCCGGCCTCGCGGGCCTCCTGCTCGCCGCGGCCGCCGACACCCTCACGCACCTCGCCGACGCCGACCTCCAGCTCGACCTCCGGCGCCTCGTGGTCGCGCGGCTCGGCCTGGTCCCGCTCGCCTGGTTCGACGACCACGACGCAGGCAAGGTGCGCCAGTCCGTGCAGCAGGACGTGGCCGCGCTGCACGCGCTCGTCGCCCACACGCTCCTCGACGTCACGCGGCTCGTCATCGTCACCGTCGCGTCGCTCGTCTACCTGCTCGCGCTCGACGTGCCGCTCGCGCTCGTGTGCCTCCTGCCGCTCGTCGCCGGCGTCGTGCTCTTCGCGCGGGCGATGGCGGGCGCGATGTCGTCCATGGCGGAGTACGGGCGCGCGTCGGCCGAGATCGCGGGAAGCGTGGTGGAGTTCGCCGACGGGATCCAGGTGGTGCGCTCCTTCGGCCTGCCCGGCCGCGCGCACGCGCGCTACCTGCGCGCCGTCGACGCGTTCGCCGCGTTCTTCGGCGCATGGGTCGCGCGCACCACGGCGGCCACGACCGCGTCCTGGCTGACCGTCTCGCCCATCGGCGTGCTCGCCCTCGTCGTGCCCGTCGGCGGCGCGATGGTCGCATCCGGCGCGCTGCCCGCCGCGGACCTCGCCCCCTTCCTCCTGCTCGCGCCCGCGATGGCGGCGCCCGTGGGCGCCATCGGCCCGCGCGTGCAGGCGATCCGCGGCGCCGTCGACGCGGCGGCCTCCGTCGACGAGGTGCTCCGCGCGCCCGTCGAGCCCGAGGTCTCCGACCCGCGCCTGCCCGACGTCAGCCGGGGCGCCGGCCTCGCGCTGCGCGGCGTCTGCTTCTCCTACGACGGCCAGCTCGATGCGCTCCGGGACGTCGACCTCGACCTGCCCCCGGGATCCGTGACCGCGATCGTCGGCCCGTCCGGCTCGGGCAAGTCCACGCTCGCGGCCCTCGTCGCCCGCCTGCGCCTGCCCACCCGCGGCACCCTGGAGCTCGGCGGCGTCGACGTGCGCGACGCGACCCCGTCGGCCTGGCACGCCCAGGTCGGCTGCGTGCTTCAGGACACGGTGCTGCTGCGCGACACGGCGCTCGAGAACCTCCGCCTGGGACGCCCCGATGCGCCGCTCGACGAGGTGCGCGCCGCCGCGCGGGTCGCGCAGGTCGACGACGTCATCGACGACCTGCCCGACGGGTACGGCACCGTGCTGGATCCGCGCGGCGGCCTCTCCGGCGGCGAGGCCCAGCGCATCGCCCTCGCCCGCGCTCTCGTCGCCGACTGCCCGGTGCTGGTGCTCGACGAGCCGATGGCGCACGCCGACCCGAGCACGGCCGCGCGCATGCAGCGCGCCCTCGCCTCCGCGACCCAGGGCCGGACCGTGCTGGTCGTCGCGCACCGGCTGGAGACGGTGGAGCACGCCGACCGCATCGTCGTGATGGAGGCCGGACGCATCGTGGAGCAGGGCACGCACGCGGAGCTCCTGGTACGGCACGGCCTGTACGCGCGGCTCCTCGCCGCCGGCGGGACCACGCCCGCGCCCACCGAGACCCATGAGGAGGTGCGCTGA
- a CDS encoding ATP-dependent Clp protease ATP-binding subunit — protein sequence MANMQGAPATDENAKTALEQYGVNLTEIAKSGKLDPVIGRDAEIRRISQVLTRRTKNNPVLIGEPGVGKTAVVEGLAQRIVAGDVADSLKGKQLVSLDLAALVAGAKYRGEFEERLKAVLKEIDDADGEIITFVDELHTLMGAGGGEGSVAASNMLKPMLARGELRLIGATTLDEYRQYIEKDAALERRFQQVYVGEPSVEDTVAILRGLKGRYEAHHQVPITDAALVAAASLSNRYIPARQLPDKAIDLIDEAASRLRMEIDSSPVEIDELRRAVDRMRLEELALKREKDEASKARLAKLREDVAAREQTLGELQRRWEAERASVNRVGKLKDELNELRIRAERAQREGNLEKASRLLYGEIPVIEREVAQAEAAESVPSAEDRMVNEQVTAEDVAAVVAAWTGIPVGRLLQGETEKLLHLEQELGKRLIGQKPAVRAVADAVRRTRAGISDPDRPTGSFLFLGPTGVGKTELAKALAEFLFDDEKAMVRIDMSEYGEKFAVSRLVGAPPGYVGYEQGGQLTEAVRRRPYSVVLLDEVEKAHPEVFDVLLQVLDDGRLTDGQGRTVDFRNVILVLTSNLGSQFISDAALPLDQREQAVQQLVRQTFKPEFVNRLDDIVVFQTLSMDDLAQIVELYIDRLGVRLSDRRLSLGVTPDARRWLAERGHDPLYGARPLRRLMQREIDDRLARELLAGDIRDGDAVRVDLAPDGDSLTVSRAWSDEPEDAAPGA from the coding sequence GTGGCCAACATGCAGGGCGCACCCGCCACCGACGAGAACGCGAAGACCGCGCTCGAGCAGTACGGGGTGAACCTGACCGAGATCGCGAAGAGCGGCAAGCTCGACCCGGTCATCGGACGCGACGCGGAGATCCGGCGCATCAGCCAGGTGCTCACGCGGCGCACCAAGAACAACCCGGTGCTCATCGGCGAGCCCGGCGTCGGCAAGACCGCCGTGGTCGAGGGCCTCGCGCAGCGCATCGTCGCGGGCGACGTGGCCGACTCGCTCAAGGGCAAGCAGCTCGTGTCGCTGGATCTGGCGGCGCTCGTCGCGGGCGCGAAGTACCGCGGCGAGTTCGAGGAGCGGCTGAAGGCGGTGCTCAAGGAGATCGACGACGCCGACGGCGAGATCATCACGTTCGTCGACGAGCTGCACACGCTCATGGGCGCGGGCGGCGGCGAGGGATCCGTGGCCGCGTCCAACATGCTCAAGCCCATGCTCGCGCGCGGCGAGCTCCGCCTCATCGGCGCCACCACGCTCGACGAGTACCGCCAGTACATCGAGAAGGACGCCGCGCTCGAGCGCCGCTTCCAGCAGGTGTACGTCGGCGAGCCGAGCGTCGAGGACACCGTCGCGATCCTCCGCGGCCTCAAGGGCCGGTACGAGGCGCACCACCAGGTGCCCATCACGGATGCGGCGCTCGTCGCGGCCGCGTCCCTCTCCAACCGCTACATCCCGGCGCGACAGCTGCCGGACAAGGCCATCGACCTCATCGACGAGGCGGCCTCTCGCCTGCGGATGGAGATCGACTCGTCGCCCGTGGAGATCGACGAGCTGCGGCGCGCGGTCGACCGGATGCGGCTCGAGGAGCTCGCGCTCAAGCGCGAGAAGGACGAGGCGTCGAAGGCGCGGCTCGCGAAGCTGCGCGAGGACGTCGCCGCGCGCGAGCAGACCCTCGGCGAGCTGCAGCGGCGCTGGGAGGCGGAGCGCGCGAGCGTCAACCGCGTCGGCAAGCTGAAGGACGAGCTGAACGAGCTGCGGATCCGCGCCGAGCGGGCCCAGCGCGAGGGGAACCTGGAGAAGGCATCGCGCCTGCTGTACGGCGAGATCCCAGTGATCGAGCGCGAGGTCGCGCAGGCGGAGGCCGCCGAGTCGGTGCCGTCGGCCGAGGACCGCATGGTGAACGAGCAGGTGACCGCCGAGGACGTGGCGGCGGTCGTCGCGGCGTGGACGGGGATCCCCGTCGGCCGGCTGCTCCAGGGCGAGACCGAGAAGCTGCTGCACCTCGAGCAGGAGCTCGGCAAGCGCCTCATCGGCCAGAAGCCGGCTGTGCGGGCCGTCGCGGACGCGGTGCGCCGGACGCGCGCCGGCATCTCGGATCCCGACCGGCCCACCGGGTCCTTCCTCTTCCTCGGGCCCACGGGCGTCGGCAAGACCGAGCTCGCGAAGGCGCTCGCGGAGTTCCTGTTCGACGACGAGAAGGCGATGGTGCGCATCGACATGAGCGAGTACGGCGAGAAGTTCGCCGTCTCGCGGCTGGTGGGCGCGCCTCCCGGGTACGTCGGCTACGAGCAGGGCGGCCAGCTCACCGAGGCCGTGCGGCGGCGCCCGTACTCCGTGGTGCTGCTCGACGAGGTCGAGAAGGCGCACCCCGAGGTGTTCGACGTGCTGCTGCAGGTGCTCGACGACGGCCGGCTCACCGACGGCCAGGGCCGCACGGTCGACTTCCGCAACGTGATCCTCGTGCTCACCAGCAACCTCGGCTCGCAGTTCATCAGCGACGCCGCGCTGCCGCTCGACCAGCGCGAGCAGGCCGTGCAGCAGCTCGTGCGCCAGACGTTCAAGCCGGAGTTCGTGAACCGGCTCGACGACATCGTCGTGTTCCAGACGCTGTCGATGGACGACCTCGCGCAGATCGTGGAGCTCTACATCGACCGGCTCGGCGTGCGGCTCTCGGACCGCCGGCTCTCGCTCGGCGTCACGCCGGACGCCCGCCGCTGGCTCGCCGAGCGCGGCCACGACCCGCTGTACGGCGCCCGGCCGCTGCGCCGCCTCATGCAGCGTGAGATCGACGACCGGCTCGCGCGCGAGCTGCTCGCGGGCGACATCCGCGACGGCGACGCGGTGCGGGTCGACCTGGCGCCCGACGGCGACAGCCTCACGGTCAGCCGCGCGTGGAGCGACGAGCCGGAGGATGCGGCGCCAGGAGCCTGA
- a CDS encoding GNAT family N-acetyltransferase, with protein sequence MSGGSDAGSGAAAVRAMDPRAAAALLDDLADHGWPAEHRERHGGWILRAAGGVTKRANSALPAGPVADPDAALDAVEAFARDHGIDACVQVSPASEPADLASRLAARGYVAEARTLVQVADAAAVAERLVGARPADPALAVTVADAPDDAWLDAWWSVDGRGGSAELAVARGILERGPAVYASVRDGDRVLATARLALVGAWGGLFAVATRPEARRRGLSRAAMAAAVRAGVERGITDLWLQVVAENDGALALYEGLGFVPASRYEYWARTRQPSAATTSARNPA encoded by the coding sequence GTGAGCGGAGGATCCGACGCCGGGTCCGGAGCCGCCGCCGTGCGCGCCATGGACCCGCGCGCCGCGGCCGCCCTGCTCGACGACCTCGCCGATCACGGCTGGCCGGCGGAGCACCGCGAGCGGCACGGGGGCTGGATCCTGCGTGCCGCCGGGGGAGTGACCAAGCGCGCGAACTCGGCGCTCCCGGCCGGCCCCGTCGCCGATCCGGACGCCGCGCTCGACGCGGTCGAGGCCTTCGCGCGCGACCACGGCATCGACGCCTGCGTGCAGGTGTCGCCCGCGTCCGAGCCCGCCGACCTCGCGTCCCGCCTGGCCGCCCGCGGCTACGTCGCCGAGGCGCGCACGCTCGTGCAGGTCGCCGACGCCGCCGCGGTGGCGGAGCGGCTGGTGGGTGCGCGGCCCGCGGATCCCGCGCTCGCCGTCACGGTCGCCGACGCGCCCGACGACGCCTGGCTCGACGCGTGGTGGAGCGTCGACGGGCGCGGCGGATCCGCGGAGCTCGCCGTCGCGCGCGGGATCCTCGAGCGCGGCCCCGCCGTGTACGCGTCCGTGCGCGACGGCGACCGCGTGCTCGCCACCGCGCGGCTCGCGCTCGTGGGCGCCTGGGGCGGACTCTTCGCCGTCGCGACGCGCCCCGAGGCCCGCCGCCGCGGGCTGTCGCGGGCGGCCATGGCAGCGGCGGTCCGGGCCGGCGTCGAGCGGGGGATCACGGACCTCTGGCTGCAGGTCGTCGCCGAGAACGACGGGGCCCTGGCCCTGTACGAGGGGCTCGGCTTCGTGCCCGCCTCGCGCTACGAGTACTGGGCGCGCACCCGCCAGCCGTCCGCCGCGACCACGTCGGCGAGGAACCCCGCGTAG
- a CDS encoding alpha-galactosidase gives MPDTAVPSALLHLRASGVSLVLDLTEGRLPAVVHWGADLGDTSEADLATLALAAVEPIAGSVADDPIRLAILPEAHTSWTGKPGLEGHRDGADWSPLFRVTSAAVDGDPLPAGTDGRPGSASAGPALVHVDAVDEVAGLGLALDVELLASGLVRTRAEVTNLGEGTYSVGGVTLALPLPAEAREILDFAGRWGLERTPQRRELVVGIHEREGRKGRTGPDAATLLSVGTPGFGFRQGEVRGVHVAFSGNHRHYAERLSTGRQVIGGGELLLPGEVRLAQGEAYASPWVYAAYGDGLDDQAARFHRHLRARDTHPRRDRPMTINVWEAVYFDHDLARLTDLADRAAALGVERYVLDDGWFRHRRDDHAGLGDWYVDEDVWPDGLGPIIDHVTGLGMEFGLWFEPEMVNEDSDLARAHPEWIMATGGRLPRRARDQQVLDLAIPEAYDHVLERMTAILTENDIAYIKWDHNRDLVDAGIAPRGEAGVHLQTLAAYRLMDELKARFPGLEIESCSSGGSRVDLGVLERTDRVWVSDCIDPLDRQTMMRWTMQLLPPELMGSHIASGVSHTTGRAHRLAFRAGSALYGHLGIEWDLAQATDEENADLAAWIALYKEERALMHTGTVVRADESDPTLLVYGTVASDADSALFFLASIGRSEVSPRGRFLLPGLDPERRYRVEPVRVGTPEPGFAAPAWWDGVELTGRALAASGLHAPLMLPESIAILRVTAV, from the coding sequence ATGCCCGACACCGCCGTCCCCTCCGCCCTCCTCCACCTCCGGGCGTCCGGCGTCTCGCTGGTGCTCGACCTCACGGAGGGCCGCCTGCCGGCCGTCGTGCACTGGGGCGCGGATCTCGGCGACACCAGCGAGGCCGACCTCGCGACCCTGGCGCTCGCGGCCGTCGAGCCGATCGCCGGCAGCGTGGCCGACGATCCCATCCGCCTCGCGATCCTCCCCGAGGCGCACACGTCGTGGACAGGCAAGCCCGGCCTCGAGGGCCACCGCGACGGCGCGGACTGGTCGCCGCTGTTCCGCGTCACGTCCGCCGCCGTCGACGGCGACCCGCTCCCCGCGGGCACCGACGGCCGGCCCGGATCCGCGTCCGCCGGCCCCGCCCTCGTGCACGTCGACGCCGTAGACGAGGTCGCGGGTCTCGGCCTCGCGCTCGACGTCGAGCTGCTGGCGTCCGGCCTCGTCCGCACGCGCGCCGAGGTCACGAACCTGGGCGAGGGGACCTACTCCGTCGGCGGCGTCACGCTCGCGCTGCCCCTGCCGGCCGAGGCCCGCGAGATCCTCGACTTCGCCGGACGCTGGGGCCTCGAGCGCACTCCCCAGCGCCGGGAGCTCGTCGTCGGGATCCACGAGCGGGAGGGCCGCAAGGGCCGCACCGGACCCGACGCCGCGACGCTCCTCTCGGTCGGCACCCCCGGCTTCGGCTTCCGGCAGGGCGAGGTCCGCGGCGTGCACGTCGCCTTCAGCGGCAACCACCGCCACTACGCCGAGCGCCTCTCCACGGGCCGGCAGGTGATCGGCGGCGGCGAGCTGCTGCTGCCCGGCGAGGTGCGCCTGGCCCAGGGCGAGGCCTACGCGAGCCCGTGGGTCTACGCCGCGTACGGCGACGGCCTCGACGACCAGGCCGCCCGCTTCCACCGCCACCTGCGCGCGCGGGACACGCACCCGCGCCGGGACCGGCCCATGACGATCAACGTGTGGGAGGCCGTCTACTTCGACCACGACCTCGCGCGCCTGACGGACCTCGCCGATCGCGCCGCCGCGCTCGGCGTCGAGCGCTACGTGCTCGACGACGGCTGGTTCCGCCACCGCCGCGACGACCACGCGGGCCTCGGCGACTGGTACGTCGACGAGGATGTGTGGCCGGACGGCCTCGGCCCGATCATCGACCACGTCACGGGCCTCGGCATGGAGTTCGGCCTCTGGTTCGAGCCCGAGATGGTCAACGAGGACTCCGATCTGGCGCGCGCCCACCCCGAGTGGATCATGGCCACCGGTGGCCGCCTCCCCCGCCGGGCCCGCGACCAGCAGGTGCTCGACCTCGCGATCCCCGAGGCGTACGACCACGTGCTCGAGCGGATGACCGCGATCCTGACCGAGAACGACATCGCCTACATCAAGTGGGACCACAACCGCGACCTCGTCGACGCCGGCATCGCCCCGCGCGGCGAGGCGGGCGTGCACCTGCAGACGCTCGCCGCGTACCGCCTCATGGACGAGCTGAAGGCGCGCTTCCCCGGGCTCGAGATCGAGTCGTGCTCGTCGGGCGGATCCCGCGTCGACCTCGGCGTGCTCGAGCGCACCGACCGCGTCTGGGTCTCCGACTGCATCGACCCGCTCGACCGCCAGACGATGATGCGCTGGACCATGCAGCTCCTCCCGCCGGAGCTGATGGGCTCGCACATCGCGTCGGGCGTGAGCCACACCACCGGCCGCGCGCACCGGCTGGCGTTCCGCGCGGGCTCGGCGCTCTACGGCCACCTCGGCATCGAGTGGGACCTCGCGCAGGCCACGGACGAGGAGAACGCGGACCTCGCGGCGTGGATCGCCCTCTACAAGGAGGAGCGCGCGCTGATGCACACGGGCACGGTCGTCCGCGCGGACGAGAGCGACCCGACGCTCCTCGTCTACGGCACTGTGGCGTCGGACGCCGACTCCGCGCTGTTCTTCCTCGCGTCGATCGGCCGCTCCGAGGTCTCCCCGCGCGGCCGCTTCCTGCTGCCTGGCCTGGATCCCGAGCGCCGCTACCGCGTGGAGCCCGTGCGCGTCGGCACCCCCGAGCCCGGCTTCGCGGCGCCGGCCTGGTGGGACGGCGTCGAGCTCACCGGCCGCGCGCTCGCGGCGTCGGGCCTGCACGCGCCGTTGATGCTGCCCGAGTCGATCGCGATCCTGCGGGTGACGGCGGTCTGA